A window from Primulina eburnea isolate SZY01 chromosome 2, ASM2296580v1, whole genome shotgun sequence encodes these proteins:
- the LOC140822494 gene encoding glucan endo-1,3-beta-glucosidase 4-like, with product MWVLPRKTLFALTFLLSILRNSDGQFADYCVADEQTPEDELLRAMDWACGNGADCSVLKLNQRCYLPNTVIAHASYAFNSYYQNMKHKGGSCYFRGAAVLTGLDPSHDSCKFEELP from the exons ATGTGGGTTCTGCCAAGGAAAACTCTGTTTGCTCTTACCTTCTTGTTATCGATTTTACGAAATTCGG ATGGACAATTTGCGGATTACTGCGTAGCGGACGAGCAGACTCCCGAAGACGAGCTGCTAAGGGCTATGGATTGGGCATGTGGGAATGGTGCAGATTGCAGTGTGCTTAAATTGAACCAAAGATGTTATCTTCCCAACACGGTAATAGCTCATGCCTCGTATGCATTCAATAGCTACTATCAGAACATGAAGCACAAAGGAGGGAGTTGCTATTTCAGAGGTGCTGCAGTTCTTACCGGTCTTGATCCAA GCCATGACTCCTGCAAGTTTGAAGAGTTACCTTGA
- the LOC140822476 gene encoding CASP-like protein 2B1 isoform X3: protein MLSQVIDRRVRLAELLLRCLICALAIISIVLIVTDYEVKEIFTIRKEAKFTDMKAVVFLVVTDGLAVAYSLVHVLRCVQSMIRGSVLLNKTLAWAIFSGDQIMAYLNLATVSAALQSGIFAKFGQKELQWMKVCKLYEKYCNQSGDGLASALLASLSMVILSAISAFSLFRLYGGNAGKKSGRW, encoded by the exons ATGTTGTCCCAG GTGATCGATAGGCGGGTGAGACTAGCCGAGCTGCTTTTGAGGTGTTTGATTTGTGCCTTGGCCATTATTTCTATTGTTCTTATAGTGACAGACTATGAGGTCAAGGAGATTTTCACAATTAGGAAGGAGGCCAAATTTACAGACATGAAAGCAGTTGT ATTTTTGGTGGTGACCGATGGATTAGCTGTTGCTTATTCACTTGTTCATGTTTTGAGGTGCGTTCAGAGTATGATCAGAGGGAGTGTGCTGTTGAATAAGACCTTGGCTTGGGCTATTTTCTCTGGTGATCAG ATAATGGCCTACTTGAATTTAGCCACGGTTTCTGCTGCTTTGCAGTCAGGAATATTTGCCAAGTTTGGTCAGAAGGAACTGCAGTGGATGAAGGTATGCAAACTGTACGAGAAATATTGCAACCAAAGCGGAGATGGCTTAGCCAGCGCGCTACTGGCGAGCCTTTCCATGGTCATATTGTCTGCCATTTCAGCTTTTAGCCTCTTCCGTTTGTATGGAGGCAATGCAGGAAAGAAGAGCGGAAGGTGGTAA
- the LOC140822476 gene encoding CASP-like protein 2B1 isoform X1, translated as MSYVGVGVGVGVGVSPGNVPVYHGCSLKVIDRRVRLAELLLRCLICALAIISIVLIVTDYEVKEIFTIRKEAKFTDMKAVVFLVVTDGLAVAYSLVHVLRCVQSMIRGSVLLNKTLAWAIFSGDQIMAYLNLATVSAALQSGIFAKFGQKELQWMKVCKLYEKYCNQSGDGLASALLASLSMVILSAISAFSLFRLYGGNAGKKSGRW; from the exons ATGAGTTATGTTGGTGTTGGTGTTGGTGTTGGTGTTGGTGTTAGTCCTGGTAATGTTCCTGTATACCATGGGTGCAGTTTGAAGGTGATCGATAGGCGGGTGAGACTAGCCGAGCTGCTTTTGAGGTGTTTGATTTGTGCCTTGGCCATTATTTCTATTGTTCTTATAGTGACAGACTATGAGGTCAAGGAGATTTTCACAATTAGGAAGGAGGCCAAATTTACAGACATGAAAGCAGTTGT ATTTTTGGTGGTGACCGATGGATTAGCTGTTGCTTATTCACTTGTTCATGTTTTGAGGTGCGTTCAGAGTATGATCAGAGGGAGTGTGCTGTTGAATAAGACCTTGGCTTGGGCTATTTTCTCTGGTGATCAG ATAATGGCCTACTTGAATTTAGCCACGGTTTCTGCTGCTTTGCAGTCAGGAATATTTGCCAAGTTTGGTCAGAAGGAACTGCAGTGGATGAAGGTATGCAAACTGTACGAGAAATATTGCAACCAAAGCGGAGATGGCTTAGCCAGCGCGCTACTGGCGAGCCTTTCCATGGTCATATTGTCTGCCATTTCAGCTTTTAGCCTCTTCCGTTTGTATGGAGGCAATGCAGGAAAGAAGAGCGGAAGGTGGTAA
- the LOC140822476 gene encoding CASP-like protein 2B1 isoform X2 produces MSYVGVGVGVGVGVSPGNVPVYHGCSLKVIDRRVRLAELLLRCLICALAIISIVLIVTDYEVKEIFTIRKEAKFTDMKAVVFLVVTDGLAVAYSLVHVLRCVQSMIRGSVLLNKTLAWAIFSGDQSGIFAKFGQKELQWMKVCKLYEKYCNQSGDGLASALLASLSMVILSAISAFSLFRLYGGNAGKKSGRW; encoded by the exons ATGAGTTATGTTGGTGTTGGTGTTGGTGTTGGTGTTGGTGTTAGTCCTGGTAATGTTCCTGTATACCATGGGTGCAGTTTGAAGGTGATCGATAGGCGGGTGAGACTAGCCGAGCTGCTTTTGAGGTGTTTGATTTGTGCCTTGGCCATTATTTCTATTGTTCTTATAGTGACAGACTATGAGGTCAAGGAGATTTTCACAATTAGGAAGGAGGCCAAATTTACAGACATGAAAGCAGTTGT ATTTTTGGTGGTGACCGATGGATTAGCTGTTGCTTATTCACTTGTTCATGTTTTGAGGTGCGTTCAGAGTATGATCAGAGGGAGTGTGCTGTTGAATAAGACCTTGGCTTGGGCTATTTTCTCTGGTGATCAG TCAGGAATATTTGCCAAGTTTGGTCAGAAGGAACTGCAGTGGATGAAGGTATGCAAACTGTACGAGAAATATTGCAACCAAAGCGGAGATGGCTTAGCCAGCGCGCTACTGGCGAGCCTTTCCATGGTCATATTGTCTGCCATTTCAGCTTTTAGCCTCTTCCGTTTGTATGGAGGCAATGCAGGAAAGAAGAGCGGAAGGTGGTAA
- the LOC140822499 gene encoding WEB family protein At5g55860-like, which yields MFGFNVRTRYSGPASPRSVGSPVSGGSLTIMESPRATNSPRPDTGEIDTSAPFQSVKAAVSLFKDVGSPKAMPVNKKSKVDERVLEKETQHHMMLRELDYYKDQMRNAETAKAQALRELQRANRTMVDLTNKLETLSESKQAAIQSTEAAKTRATHLEKQKSMRAQLGSDAWKIDVENERELYKASSGELIAAKQELTNLRQDFDAAIEGKLAAFQQAEDSQHSIKVNEERQSQLSNEVAALRETLDQVKTASSQAIEEHTIIMEEKEALLQKHKTGKEEVEEEIKRLMEEYESEEVLEEKLEATTEAIRVMREQLNTVRESDLSSLAIVESEIDDAKRALQEVVAEEKAIQSSVESLKLELEGLKKEHSESEQKALETESAIQQMQADVEKIKTEKAILEAEVMRRDAESFKQEAESARISAKEAEEKLVIALKEAEAAKLAEKLADDQIHNSPRTNADKSRGSGSMRKIKLSVQEFESMKKKIEDLTNKVDVNVATAMAQVEIVNTNERQLATKVDEILKEMADIQSETEDALKRAEMAEAAKKVVEGELLKWRREERNEAGESSYISEAPLL from the exons ATGTTCGGTTTCAACGTAAGAACGAGGTACAGCGGTCCAGCGTCTCCGAGGTCCGTTGGTTCTCCAGTCTCCGGTGGTTCTCTCACAATCATGGAAAGTCCAAGGGCCACGAACTCTCCAAGACCAGATACCGGAGAAATCGATACCAGTGCACCGTTTCAATCGGTCAAGGCTGCTGTGAGCTTATTTAAGGACGTTGGCTCGCCTAAAGCAATGCCTGTGAACAAGAAATCCAAAGTTGACGAG AGAGTTCTAGAGAAAGAGACACAACACCACATGATGCTTAGGGAACTTGACTACTACAAGGATCAGATGAGAAATGCCGAAACCGCAAAGGCTCAAGCATTACGTGAGCTGCAGAGGGCAAACAGAACCATGGTAGATCTAACAAACAAGCTAGAAACCCTTAGCGAATCCAAGCAGGCTGCGATTCAATCAACAGAAGCCGCAAAGACTCGAGCCACTCATCTTGAAAAGCAAAAATCTATGAGAGCTCAACTGGGCAGTGATGCATGGAAAATAGATGTGGAAAATGAACGGGAACTCTACAAGGCGTCATCTGGAGAACTTATTGCTGCTAAACAAGAACTTACCAATCTTCGGCAAGATTTTGATGCAGCCATAGAAGGAAAATTAGCAGCTTTCCAGCAAGCAGAAGACTCCCAACATTCCATCAAAGTGAACGAAGAGAGACAAAGCCAGCTTTCAAATGAAGTTGCTGCCTTGAGGGAAACGCTTGACCAGGTTAAGACTGCTTCCTCTCAGGCCATAGAAGAGCACACGATAATTATGGAAGAAAAGGAGGCGCTATTACAGAAGCATAAAACCGGTAAGGAAGAAGTCGAGGAGGAAATAAAGCGTTTGATGGAAGAATACGAGTCTGAAGAAGTTCTCGAGGAGAAGCTCGAGGCAACAACCGAAGCAATCAGGGTTATGCGGGAGCAACTTAATACAGTACGTGAATCAGATTTGAGTTCTTTAGCAATCGTAGAATCGGAAATCGATGATGCAAAAAGGGCTCTACAAGAAGTTGTTGCAGAAGAAAAAGCAATCCAAAGTTCTGTCGAGTCGCTTAAACTGGAGCTAGAGGGATTGAAGAAGGAGCATTCTGAATCCGAGCAGAAAGCATTAGAAACAGAATCAGCGATTCAGCAAATGCAAGCTGATGTTGAGAAGATAAAAACTGAAAAGGCTATACTTGAAGCAGAAGTGATGAGGAGAGATGCCGAGTCATTTAAACAAGAAGCCGAATCTGCAAGAATTTCAGCAAAGGAAGCTGAGGAAAAGCTGGTAATCGCACTAAAGGAAGCCGAAGCAGCCAAACTAGCTGAGAAACTCGCTGACGATCAAATCCATAATTCACCAAGAACTAATGCTGACAAATCACGAGGATCGGGATCTATGAGAAAGATCAAATTGTCGGTTCAGGAGTTCGAGTCAATGAAGAAGAAGATTGAGGACCTCACAAATAAGGTTGATGTAAATGTAGCTACTGCCATGGCTCAGGTGGAGATCGTGAACACAAACGAAAGACAACTGGCGACAAAAGTGGATGAAATTCTGAAAGAGATGGCGGATATACAATCAGAAACCGAAGATGCATTAAAGAGGGCAGAGATGGCCGAGGCCGCGAAGAAGGTCGTGGAGGGTGAACTCTTGAAATGGCGTCGAGAAGAGCGGAATGAAGCTGGTGAATCATCTTATATTAGCGAAGCACCGCTGTTGTGA
- the LOC140822507 gene encoding GPI-anchored protein LLG1-like isoform X2, which yields MGLCGMKCCLFVIVFLYLSTSFEASPFISDGIFGSHDSGERRLLQRRTPCPASFEFQNYTIITSKCRGPEYPPDLCCSSFKEFACLFASICREGKDGLECPGVPPPSMLSENANKNLSRNILELLPITMLMVASLALTLHYF from the exons ATGGGTTTATGTGGGATGAAGTGTTGTCTCTTTGTAATTGTGTTTCTCTACCTTTCCACCTCTTTCGAAGCTTCCCCTTTCATTTCAG aTGGTATATTTGGATCCCACGATTCAGGTGAAAGGAGGCTCCTTCAGCGTAGAACAC CTTGCCCTGCAAGCTTCGAGTTCCAGAACTATACCATCATCACCAGCAAATGCAGGGGACCTGAATACCCACCCGACCTATGCTGTTCTTCCTTTAAAGAGTTTGCAT GTCTCTTCGCTAGTATCTGCCGAGAAGGGAAAGATGGGCTTGAATGCCCTGGAGTGCCTCCACCATCGATGCTATCAGAGAATGCTAACAAAAATCTCAGCAGGAATATACTCGAACTACTGCCAATAACAATGCTTATGGTCGcttccctggcattaactctgCACTACTTTTGA
- the LOC140822507 gene encoding GPI-anchored protein LLG1-like isoform X1 encodes MGLCGMKCCLFVIVFLYLSTSFEASPFISDGIFGSHDSGERRLLQRRTPCPASFEFQNYTIITSKCRGPEYPPDLCCSSFKEFACPFADSLNDLRNDCAEIMFSYIYLNGNYPTGLFASICREGKDGLECPGVPPPSMLSENANKNLSRNILELLPITMLMVASLALTLHYF; translated from the exons ATGGGTTTATGTGGGATGAAGTGTTGTCTCTTTGTAATTGTGTTTCTCTACCTTTCCACCTCTTTCGAAGCTTCCCCTTTCATTTCAG aTGGTATATTTGGATCCCACGATTCAGGTGAAAGGAGGCTCCTTCAGCGTAGAACAC CTTGCCCTGCAAGCTTCGAGTTCCAGAACTATACCATCATCACCAGCAAATGCAGGGGACCTGAATACCCACCCGACCTATGCTGTTCTTCCTTTAAAGAGTTTGCATGTCCGTTTGCAGATTCTTTGAACGACTTAAGGAATGATTGTGCTGAAATCATGTTCAGCTATATTTATCTCAACGGAAATTATCCAACAGGTCTCTTCGCTAGTATCTGCCGAGAAGGGAAAGATGGGCTTGAATGCCCTGGAGTGCCTCCACCATCGATGCTATCAGAGAATGCTAACAAAAATCTCAGCAGGAATATACTCGAACTACTGCCAATAACAATGCTTATGGTCGcttccctggcattaactctgCACTACTTTTGA
- the LOC140822528 gene encoding high mobility group B protein 10-like: MVKMSSDPPSEKPHTKECSSSKSEAEYQEILQNPDVFLQKLKAFHSYYGTKFRMPTMGGNRLDLHLLFVEVTSRGGIEKVLGDRKWKEITGVFKFPSSVTNASFVLRKYYMSLLYHFEQIYYLRKEEPSSSVSANKSSNGFTLSHSLNSAAPNQVLVRPNLDDGSLVTGTIDGKFDDGYLITVKLGSEELKGVLYHIPTSPNTSQGVTSSCEAAPGFHKKYHAHEKGTSGKVKCAIASHPTM; the protein is encoded by the exons ATGGTGAAAATGTCAAGCGACCCACCATCTGAAAAGCCTCATACAAAGGAATGTTCTTCCAGCAAGTCGGAAGCTGAGTATCAAGAAATTCTCCAAAACCCAGATGTTTTCTTGCAAAAGCTCAAGGCTTTTCACTCTTATTACGGTACCAAATTCAG GATGCCTACCATGGGCGGAAATCGTTTGGATCTACATCTGCTTTTTGTGGAGGTGACCTCTCGAGGTGGCATTGAAAAA GTTCTAGGAGATCGTAAATGGAAGGAAATTACCGGAGTCTTCAAGTTTCCGTCCTCCGTTACCAATGCATCATTTGTGTTGCGAAAATATTATATGTCGTTACTTTATCATTTTGAGCAGATTTACTATCTTCGAAAAGAAGAACCATCAAGCTCTGTTTCTG CAAACAAGAGTAGCAACGGATTCACATTGTCGCATTCTCTTAACAGTGCTGCACCAAATCAAGTTTTGG TGCGTCCTAATCTGGATGATGGCAGCTTAGTCACTGGAACAATTGATGGTAAATTCGACGATGGATATTTAATCACAGTCAAGTTGGGATCCGAGGAGTTGAAAGGTGTCCTTTATCATATTCCCACATCACCAAATACATCTCAAGGTGTTACTAGTTCTTGTGAGGCTGCTCCAGGCTTCCATAAAAAGTACCATGCCCACGAAAAAG GTACATCAGGAAAGGTGAAATGTGCAATCGCGAGTCATCCAACCATGTGA
- the LOC140822535 gene encoding putative 4-hydroxy-4-methyl-2-oxoglutarate aldolase 2: protein MAAYFAITDACDANEPFLESGDIRILPPIFQMYGKRRAFSGRIVTVKVFEDNILVREFVASKGHGRVLVIDGGGSMKCALIGGKLSQVARNNGWAGIVVNGCIRDVDDINGCDIGVRALAAHPKKPKKNGAGERHSRIYIAGAEIHDGEWLYADTDGIIVSKTELSL, encoded by the coding sequence ATGGCTGCTTATTTCGCAATCACCGACGCTTGTGATGCAAACGAACCATTTCTTGAAAGTGGTGACATTCGAATCCTACCCCCTATCTTCCAAATGTATGGGAAACGTCGAGCGTTCTCCGGCCGCATCGTCACTGTCAAGGTATTCGAGGACAACATATTGGTCAGAGAGTTTGTTGCAAGCAAAGGCCATGGTAGAGTTCTTGTAATAGATGGTGGGGGAAGCATGAAGTGTGCTTTGATTGGAGGAAAACTAAGCCAAGTAGCACGAAATAATGGTTGGGCCGGAATAGTTGTCAACGGTTGTATCCGGGATGTGGATGATATCAATGGCTGTGATATCGGGGTTAGAGCGTTGGCAGCACATCCCAAGAAACCAAAGAAAAACGGCGCCGGTGAGAGGCACAGCAGGATTTATATCGCAGGGGCTGAAATTCATGATGGAGAGTGGTTGTATGCAGATACTGATGGAATTATCGTATCCAAAACAGAGCTTTCTCTCTAG